Within the Agromyces ramosus genome, the region GCGTCTCGGTCGCGGTCTTCTCCGCCGTGCTGCTCGGCACGGTGCAGTCGGGCGTCGAGCGCACCGCCGACGCCGAGGTCGGGGCGGATGCCTCGGTGTCGGGCACCCCGTTCACGCTCGAGCAGCAGGCGGCCTTCGCCGACGTGCCGGGCGTCGCCGCGACGGCGCCGGTCTACGCGACCACCGCGATCCGGGTGAGCATCGACGGGCGCAACCGCTCGACGACCCTCATCGTCGTCGATGTCGCCGAGATGCGGGCGGTGCAGGCGGGCCGCGTCGACGCGACGCCCCTGCCCGAAGTGCTCGCCGAGAGCGGCGACGACGGCGTCCCGGTGGTGCTCTCACGCGTCATCGCCTCGTCGATCGAGGGCGCCGACGAGGTCGAGATCGACGGCGAGGCGTTCGAGGCGATCGGCGTCGTCGACGGCTCGACCGCCTACCTCGACCGGGCCAGCTGGGTGCTCATGGACCGAGCCAACGCCGAGCCGTTCACCGATACCCTCGTGCCGCGCGTCGTGCTCGTGCGGTTCGAGCCCGGGGCCGATGTCGCTCGGGTCACCGCCGAGCTCGCCGAGATCGCCGGACCCGATGCGCACGTCACGACGCCAGACGATCTCCGCACCGAGCTCCACGCCAGGCCCACGACCCGCGGACTCGTCGTCGCACTCATCGCCGCGATCGTGCTCGCGAGCCTGCTCACCGCCCTCGCGATCGTGCTCACCCTCGTCGTCGGCAGGCCCGCGCGCGAACGCCTGCTGCCGCTGCTCACGACGCTCGGACTCCCCCGTCGCGGCGAGCGTGCGCTCGTCGCCTGGGAGATCGGTCCGGTCGCCGTCGTCGCGCTCGTCGCGGGCGCCGTGCTCGGCGTGCTGCTGCCGCTCGTCGTGCTCCAGGGCGTCGACCTCCGCGCGTTCACGAGCGGTGACCACCAACCCGTGGTCACCTACGAGCCGTGGCTCATCGCCGCGGTGCTCGCCGGCTCGGTGCTCGTGACGGTCGTCGCGGCCGCCGCGGCCTCTCGCGTCGACGGTCGCGTGAACGTCGCGCGCGCGATGCGCAAGGAGGAGGAATGATGAACCCCATGGCCAACGCCTCGAGTGAACCGCACATCCTCTGCGCCGACCTCGTGCGGATCTTCACCGCCGACGGCGTCGAGGTGCAGGCCCTGCAGGGGTTGAACCTCCGCGTCGACCCCGGTGAGATGGTCGCCGTCGTCGGCGCCTCCGGCTCGGGCAAGTCGACGCTGCTCACGATCCTGTCGGGGCTCGACACCGCCACGGCCGGTGTCGCCCGCGTCGCGGGGCACGACCTGCTCGCGATGGGCTCCCGTGAGCGCGTCGCCTACCAGCGCCACACCGTCGGCTTCGTCTGGCAGCAGACGTCGCGCAACCTCCTCCCCTACCTCACGGCGGCCGAGAACGTCGCCCTCGCGATGAACGTCGCGGGCACGCTCCGCGGTGCGGCGCGCGCGGCACGAGTCGATGAGCTCCTCGAGCTGCTCGACGTGGGAGCCGAGCGCGACCGCCGTCCGGGTGAGCTCTCGGGCGGCCAGCAGCAGCGAGTGGCCATCGCCGTCGCCCTCGCGAACTCGCCGCTCGTGCTGCTGGCCGACGAGCCCACGGGCGAGCTCGACGAGGCGACCTCCGTCGCCGTGCTCGAGGCGATGCGCGGCGTCAACGACGAGCTCGGGGTGACCACCCTCATCGTCACGCACGACCCGGCCGTCTCGGGCCACGTGCGCCGAACCGTGCAGATCCGCGACGGTCGCACGTCCACCGAGGTGCTGCGCTCCACCCGCGTCGACGAGCACGGTGAAGAGCAGCACGTGGCCGAGGAGTTCGCGGTGCTCGATCGCGTCGGCCGGCTGCAGCTGCCGCACGACTTCATGCAGACCCTCGAGCTGCGTGACCGCGTGCGGCTCGCGCTCGAGCCCGATCACGTCGGCGTGTGGCCGGGCCACGAAGGGCGAGCGGATGTCCCGGCGGCCACGGTCCCGCCGGCTCCCGCGGCTCCCACGGCGTCTCCCGACGCACCCGCCGCGCCGTCGCCGGCCCGCCCGGCTGCCGCCGCCGCGCCGCGCCGGCCGCGTCACGTCGCCGAACCGGAAGCCGCAGCATCCGGCCCCGCGGCATCCGGCCCCGCACCCGAGCAGGAGGAGGAACGATGACGACGCTCCGCGCCGAATCCGTCAGTCGCGTGTTCGAGAGCCGGGCGGGCGCGGTGCACGCCGTCGCCGACGTCTCGCTCGAGGTTCGCCCCGGCGAGCTCCTCGTCGTCACCGGGCCCTCCGGCGCGGGCAAGACGACGCTGCTGAACCTCCTCGGCGGCCTCGACCGGCCGACGTCGGGGCGGGTCTTCCTCGGCGACGACGAGCTCTCGGCGCTCGGCGAAGACGCTCTCGCGGCGGTGCGGCGCGACCGGCTCGGCTACGTGTTCCAGTCGTTCGGCCTCATCCCGGTGCTCTCGGCCGCCGAGAACATCGAGGTGCCGCTGCGGTTGCAGCGCATGGCACCCGCCGAGCGCGATGCGCGCGTCGCGGAGGCGCTCGAGCTCGTGGGCCTCTCAGGGCATGCGGCCCAGCGGCCCTACGAGCTCTCGGGTGGACAGCAGCAGCGCGTGGGCATCGCCCGCGCGCTCGCGGCGCGGCCGCAGCTGCTGCTCGCCGACGAGCCGACGGGCCAGCTCGACAGCGGCACCGCCGCGACCGTCATGGACCTCATCGGTGAGCTCGTGCACGCACGAGGGGTCGCGGCCGTGGTGACCACGCATGACGCCGCGCTCGTGAGCCGCGCCGATCGCGTGCTCGAGCTGCACGACGGTCGGGCGGTGTCGCTCAGCGAACCCGCACCGACAGGCACGTGACGCAGCCCTCGAGCTTCTCGAACTCGCTGATGTCGACCGTGACCACGCGGTAGCCGAGTCCGGCGATCATCGCCGCCGTCTCAGGCGCCGACGACGACATGAGCAGCGAGCCCGCCGACAGCTCGACGACGGCGACCCCCTCGGGCTCGGGCACGGGCAGGAACCTCGGGAACAGGCTGACCGCGTCGAGCAGCGCGGGGTCGCCGATGATCGTGCCGTCGGGCAGCGCCGTCGCCGCGCTCTTCAGGTGCAGCGCCTTCGTGTGCGGCACCGCGACCACGGCGTAGCCGTGCGGGGTGAGCAGCGACCGCAGCTGGTGGATGCCCTCGGCGTTCGTGCGCGACGACGCGCCCACGTAGACGGTGGAGCCCACCTTCAGCACGTCGCCGCCGTCGAGGGTGCCCGGCCGTTCGATGCGCTCGATCGTGAGGCCGGGGATGCCGCGGACGGTGCGTTCGACGGCCTCGACCTCGTCGCGCCGCGACTCGGCACCGGGGCTCGTGAGCACGGCGAGGTCGCCGAACATCACGACCGTGTCCTCGACGAACACCGAATCCGCCAGCTCGGGCGCGGCGTCGACCTCGATGGTCTCCCACCCCTCGGCGACGAGCGCGGCGCAGTAGTTGTCCCACTGCTCGTCGGCGAGTGCCGTGTCGACGACCTGCCGTTCGAGATGCGTGAGCTGTCCGTCGGCGAGGTTCGAAGCCGGGATGCGCACGAGTGCGATGCGTCGAGGTGCGCGCCGGGGCGCATAGCCGAGGATGCCGCGGAACACACGCGGCGCGAGGAACACCTCGCCGGCGATGACGGCGAGGATGAAGACGAGGTTGAGGCTCACGAGGGAGCCGAGCACGAAGAGGACCAACGGCCCGCTGAACGGGTTGCCGATCGCGCTCGCCGTCGCAGTGGTGGCGATCAGTGCGGCGAGGCACGCCGAGGCGAAGCCGGCGATGAGCGCGAGGAACCACGCGCGCGTGGCGCCGACCGAGTTCGCGACGGCGAGCAGCACGAACGCGATGAGGGCGGCGAGCGAGAAGTGGCCGAAGACCTGGCCGACGACCTGCGGCGACTGGTTGCCGCCGATGAAGAACGCGAGCACCGCGACGAGGAGCGCGAGGACCGCGACGGCGGCCGCGGATGCGAGCACCGCCAGCGCCCGCCGCCCCGGGGTGACGGCCGGTGTGAACCGGGCGGGGGTGGGCGGGAGCGTGGCGGCGGGGGTCGTCATGGCACGAGCCTACTGGCCCGCGCCGGGCCGTCAGCGCGCCGCGTCGAGCCGCGTTCGAGCGAGCTGCTCGGCCGCTTCGAGCGTCGTCGATCCGCTCGCGTCGGCGCTGCGCAGCACCGAGGCGACGGTGTCGCCGATGCCCGCGATGCGAGCGTCGAGCGCGGCCTGGTCGGCGCCGGGAGCGCTCGCGACGTCGAGGTAGATGACGCCGCCGGCGTTCGCCAAGAAGTCGGGGGCCCAGACGATGCCGCGACCCTTGAGCATGTCGGCGACGTCGCGTGAGGCGAGCTGGTTGTTGGCGGCGCCGACGACCGCGCGCACGCGCAGTTCGCGCACGACGGAGGGCGTGAGCACGCCGCCGAGGCCGCACGGCACGAAGACGTCGGCGTCGACGAGGTGCGCGTCGGCGGGGTCGACCCAGGCCGCGCCGAGCTCGTCGGCGAGGGCGCGCTTGGACTCCGCGACATCCGTGACGGTGAGGCGGGCGCCGGATGCCGCGAGGCTCCGTGCGAGGCGCCCGCCGACCTGTCCGAGGCCCGCGATCACGAAGTGCCGCCCGGTGGCCTCGCTCGAGCCGAAGACGTGGCCGAGGGTGGCGAGGATCGAGGCGTGGACGCCCGCGGCCGTGGCATCCGCCGGCTCGCCGACGCCGCCCTGCTCGGGCGGGAGTCCGCAGACGTGCTCGGTGCGCTCGTGCACGACGGCCATGAGCTCGGCGCTCGTGCCGACGTCTTCGGCGGTCATGTAGGCGCCGCCGAGCGACTCGACGGCGTCGCCGAGGTCGAGCATGGCATCGCGGGTGCGCGCCTCGTCGAGCGTCACGCCCGCGGGAATCGCGATCACCGACTTGCCGCCGCCGCGAGCGAGGCCGGCGGCGGCGTTCTTCAGGGTCATCGCCTGCGAGAGGCGGAGGGCGTCGGCGAGGGCGTCGGTCCAGTGGCCGTAGCGCCAGAGGCGGGCACCGCCGAGTGCCTGGCCGAGGCGGGTCGAGTGCACGGCCACGACGATGGTGAGGCCGGAACGGGGGCCGCGGGTGATGAGCACTCGTTCGTGCTCGGGCGCCTCGATCGGCAGAGCTGCGCTGACCTCGGCTGCGCGGGTGGCCGGGGCGTGGGTGATCGTCATCGATCGTTCTCCTTGAGTCATCCGCTTCGTGGGCGGAACCGTGCCCGCGCCTCGTGAGCGCAGGTTCACTTCAAGGGTACCTCCGAGCGTATCCGGCCGCGCGCATGGAGAGCCGGCGCTGGCCTCAGTGGAAGAAGTGCCGCTCGCCCGTGAAGTACATCGTGACGCCCGCCGCGCGAGCCGCCTCGACGACCTCCTCGTCGCGAACCGAGCCACCGGGCTGCACGACCGCGCGCACCCCACCGTCGATGAGCAGCTGCAGCCCGTCGGCGAACGGGAAGAAGGCGTCGGATGCCGCGACCGACCCCGCGGCCCGCTCGCCGGCACGCTCGACGGCGAGCTTGCACGAGTCGACGCGGTTGACCTGGCCCATGCCCACGCCGACCGAAGCCCCGCCGGAGGCGAGCAGGATCGCGTTCGACTTCACGGCCCGGCACGCCCGCCACGCGAACTCGAGATCGGCGAGGGTCGCCGCGTCGGCGGGGGCACCGGCGGCGAGGGTCCACTCGGCCGCGGGCGTGAAGTGTCGGTCGGCCTGCTGCAGGAGCATGCCGCCCGAGACCTGGCGGAGCTCGACGACCGTGGGCGTGAACCCCTCGGGCAGCGTGAGCAACCGCACGTTCTTCTTCTTCGTGAGCAGCTCGAGCGCATCGTCGTCGAAGGCGGGGGCGACGAGCACCTCGGTGAAGATGCCCGAGACCGCCTCGGCCATGGCGAGGGTCACGGTGCGGTTCGCCGCGATCACGCCGCCGAATGCCGAGACCGGGTCGCACTCGTGCGCTCGCAGGTGCGCGTCGGCGATGGGGTCGGATGCCCCCGGCGACGCCACCGCGATGCCGCACGGATTCGCGTGCTTGATGATCGCGACGGCGGGCTCATCGAAGTCGAATGCACTGCGCACCGCGGCATCCGCATCGACGTAGTTGTTGTACGACATCTCCTTGCCGTGCAGCTGCACCGCCTGCGCGATGCCCGGGCGCCCGCCCTGCGAGGCGTAGAGCGCCGCCCGCTGGTGCGAGTTCTCGCCGTAGCGGAGGTCGCTGTCTTTCGTCCAGCTGCCTCCGACCCATGCGGGGAACGGCGACTGTTCGACCGGCTGGTCGGGCGCGACGACACTGCCGATCCACGAGGCGACCGCGATGTCGTAGGCGGCCGTGTGCCGGAACGCCTCGCGCGCGAGCTCGCGGCGCTGGGCGAGCGTCGTGCCGCCCGCGGCCACCGCGGCGATGACCTCGTCGTAGCGATCGGGCGAGACGACGACGGCGACGTTCGCGTGGTTCTTCGCCGACGCGCGCACCATCGCGGGACCGCCGATGTCGATCTGCTCGACGACGACCTCGGCGTCGGCGCCCGCGGCGACCGTCTCGGTGAACGGGTAGAGGTTGACGACGACGAGCTCGTAGGGCTTGATGCCGAGTTCGGCGAGCTGCGTCTCGTGGCTCTCGAGCCGCAGGTCGGCGAGGAGGCCGGAGTGCACTCCCGGATGCAGCGTACGCACACGCCCGTCGAGGTGCTCGGCGTACCCGGTGACCTCGGAGACCTGGGTGACCGGAAGGCCGGCGTCGGCGATGACCGCGCCGGTGCCGCCCGTCGAGACGATCTCGACGCCGGCGCCCGCGAGTGCGGTCGCGAGCTCGACGAGGCCGCGCTTGTCGCTCACGGCGACGAGCGCCCGGCGCACGGGGATCACGTCGCGGTCGCGGTAGAGGCTCGGGTCGTGCTGGGGGCCGCTCATGATCGTGCCAGTTCCTTCAGGTCGAGGTGTGCGTTGGCGATGTCGAGCACGGCCTGGATGAGCAGGCGCCGCTCGACGGGCTTGATGCGGTCGTGGAGGCTCGACTCGGTGTCACCCGGCAGCACCGGGATGCGCTCCTGCGCGATGATCGGCCCGCCGTCGACGCTGTTGTCGACGACGATGAGGCTCGCGCCGGTCTCGGTCACGCCCGCGGCGAGCGCGTCGCGCACCCCGTGGGCGCCCGGGAACTCGGGCAGGTACGCGGGATGCGTGTTGATGAGGTGCGGCGAGAAGGCGTCGACGACGGTCGGCGGCACGAGCCGCATGAGCCCGGAGAGCACGACGAGGTCGGGCTCCCACTGCCGCACCTGCTCGATGAGCGCGGCGCCCCACGCCTCGCGGTCGGGGTAGGCCGTGAACGGCACGGTGAAGGTCGGCACGCCGAACTGCTCGCCGAGGAGCAGCCCGTCGGCCTCGCGGTCGGCGCCGATCGCCACGACCCGCGCCGGGAATTCGGCGTCTTCGGCGGCTTCGAGCAGAGCTCGGAGGTTCGAGCCTGTGCCCGAGATCAGGACGACGAGCTTCAGCACCCTTCGAGCCTACCGGCTGCCGAGTGCGCCCTCCGCGGCGTCGGAGCCGCGCTGGCCCGCGCCGTACGCGTCCTCGCGGCGGCGCATCCATGCCGCGTACGCACCGGCGATGGCGCCGATTCCCACAGTGGCGGCGGTGACCATCGCGACGGCCCACGGGTCGGGGCCGACCTCCGCGAGGCGCCCCGGGCCGGCCGCGCCGCCCGACCACCAGGCGAGGAGCCCGAGCACCATGGCGGCGACCACGGCGGCCGCGACGCCGATCGCCGCGGGCTGCCACCACGGGGCATTCGCCCGCCGCCGGAAGCCGGACACGGAGGAGGCACCGAGGTCGGCGCCATCGCCGCCACGAACGACCCACGCGCCGACGAAGGCGAAGAGCACCGGCACGATCAGCCAGAGCGCCCCGAGCACCGGCGCACCGCTCGGCAGCGCCCCGAGGATCGGGATGCCGGGCATCGGGCCGAGCACGGTGCCGCCTGGCGACACCTCAGTGCCGGCGCCGATCGCGAACCCGGGCCCGAGGAGCCACGCGGCGGCCCAGATGATGAAGTTCGGCACGAGCGAGAGCTCGGCGACGGTGAGCGCGATCCCCCCGTCGATGCCCGCGCCGAGCGATTGCCCGAGGCCGGCGATGGTCGCGTAGTCGGCGGCGATGAGCACCGCGACGGCGACTGCCGCGACGGTGAGCACGCCGAACGCGGCGCCGGCGCCGATGCGAACGGCGACTCGTGCGCCGTCGACGAGCGACGCCGGCAGCAGGGCGAGGGCGCGACGCAGCATGCCACTCGTGGCATCCGCTTCACCGGCCTCACCGAGCGCGCCCGGAACGGCCCCGATGACCACGCCGAGGGCCATGGCGAATGCCGGCAGCGCCACCGCCTGCCAGAGCGACGGCATCGCCCCTGGGACCTGTGCGGTGAGGGCGAGCGCGCCACCGACGAGCGCGTAGACGACGATGGCGGCGACGGCACCGGTGAACGCGTGCCCACCGGCGACCGAGCGCACCCCGATGCGGCGCCCGGAGGCCACCGACATCAGCGCGAAGCCGAGGAGCGCGATCGTGATCGGGAACGGGTCGCCCGCTCCCGGCAGGCCGATGCGGCCCGCGGTCAGCGCGTCGAGCTGCACCACCACGTCGACCCCGTGGCCGAGGAGCCACACGTCGGCGGCGGCGCGGAGGAACAGCGCGGCGTCGACGGCGAGCCCGAAGTGCACCGCCCACAGCAGCATGAGCGGCACGAGGACGATGCCGAGGCCGATGAGGGCGGCGACGGATGCCTCGAGGCCGGCCAGCAGGGCGATCGTCGTGCGTCTCATTCCTCCGGGAGCTTAGCCCGGCCCGGCCGCCTCAGTCGGCAGGACGTGCGGTCGTGCGCGGAGTCTGCACCTCGATATCGGGCCCTTGGAGGGAACCCCCGGCGGGGACGAGCACCTCGGAGGTCTCGGCGTCGACGTCGACGGGCACGACCTCGAGGTCGGCGAGGGCGACCTCCTCCGCCGGCCGGCGCAGCAGTTCCACGAGCAGCACGGCGATGAGGGCGAGTATCACGGTCGTGACGATCATGCCCGTCGTGACGGGCCGCGACAGGAGCACCGCGACGGATGCCACGACGGCGATGGCGGCGTACGCGAAGCCCCGCCAGCGATCGAGCCAGATGCCGAACCGGCCCGTCGTGACGCCATGGCTCGCGGCCGAGCGGCGCACGGACGAGAAGCCCGAGTCGGCGAACCCGCGCACGGCGCGCGCCGGACGTGACGGCCCGGAGAACCACGCGATGAGGGCGACGGACACGCTGAGCACGATCAGGGCGAGGATCGTCGAGAGCATGAGCTCGAGGAGCCCGTCGTACACGACCTCCGCGGTGTCGGAGGGCATGATCGATGGACTCACGGTGCCGATGAAGAAGGCGCGACCGATGCCGATGCCGGCCGCGAGGGCGGCCATCGTGAGCGCGAGGCCACCGGCGGTCCAGACGAGCGCGTTCGAGCGGCGCTTCGCGACCAGGACCCCGGCGGCGAGCAGGAGCAGCACGATCCACGGAAGCCAGGTGCCGACCGCCACCGCGAGCGTGTAGAGCGTTCGGATGAGCACGAAGGCGTCATCCTGCGCGATGACGATGCTGCGATCGACCTCGGGGATCGCCGACGCGAAGCCGACGCCCTGGTCGATGAGTCGCTGCTTCACCTCCGCGATGATGGGGCCGAGCTGCACGGAGATGGCGCCCTCGCCGTCGATCGCGAGGACCGCATCGGGATCGCCCTGAACGGCCGCGATGAACTGGGTGTGGGTGGCGCGGAGTGCTGCCGCCCAGACATCGGCGAACGCCTCCGACGTCACGACGCGGTCGACGACGCCGGCGACGAGTTGCTGGAGGCCTTGAGCCGCCGGCGCCTCGAGCAGGGTCAGGGCGTCTGCGGCGCGCGGCGGCAGGTCGAGCGACTTGATGCCGTCGAACACGTCTTTCGTGAGGCCGGGGATGTCGACCTGCTCTTCGATCGCCGCCGTCGCCTGGGCGCCGATGTACTCCTGCACCGCGGGCTCCTCGGCCAGGGGTGCGAACGTCGCGACGAACCGCTCGGTGTCGACGAGCTCGAGCCGCGCCCAGGCGCTGATGACCGCGACGGGCGCGAGCAGCAGCCCGACGACGACGAGCACGATCGCGGCAGCCGTGCGGCCCCACCGTCGGCGCTCCCGTATCGGGGCGACGGATGCCGCGGCATCCGCTCGGCCCACTCCCGCGGTTTCGACCGTGACGGCGCCAGCCCGCAGCGCCGCGTTCTCCGCCTCGAGCTCGGCGATCCGTGCCTCGAGTTCGCCGCCGTTCGTCCCGCTCTTTCCGGCCATGAGACCCCCCTCAGCATGACGATAGACCTCGGGGGTGCTCTTCCGCACCGATTCAGTGGATGACGGCCTTCAAGACGATCATGGCGATCCCGAACGCAGCGGTCGCGAGGGCGCCGACCACCTGCATGGGCCACGGGGCGCCGCGCCGACGGAAGGCGATGAACCCCAGCACCGCGAGCACGATGACCCCCGACCAGAGCGCGGCCCACAGGGCGAGCGGGTCGGGGATCGCCCTCGTCGCGCCGAGCAGCAGGATGAACGCCGGAATGAGCGCCGAGGCGAGCAGCCCGAGCGATCTCCGGAGCGCGCTGCGGAAGGCGTCGCGAAGCCCGACGATGCGATCGTGGTCGAGCCCGTGGTGGGCGACGGTGCCGGCGTAGAGATGCGCCGCCCAGAACACGATCACGGTCACGACGACGGTCCAGAACACGCTCCATGAGCTCGCGCCGTGGCCCCCCGAAGCGACGATCATGCCCGAGACGAGAATGACGCCGTAGACGGATTCCTCGGTGACGAACGCTGCACGCACGAGCGGGCTCGGCTTGTGTGCGGGACGACCGCCCAGGACTGCCGAATCGCCGGTCGCTGCATCCGGGGACGTCTCGTTCATGCGTCCAACTGTCTCATGACGGGGCCTCCGACAGGGCGGGTTCACGCCATGGCGCTCACTCGCCGCGGTGGTCGATTGACCCGAGAGCCGCCGCGCTGGGAGATTCGGACGCGAGTTCGAGGAGCCTCAGGATCACCGGGTCCGCTCCCCGCTCGAACCGGCGTCGACCTGACGCCGGTCCTGACCCTCGTCTAGGAGCACGATGAGAACACGCAAGAAGCTGGTCGGCGCCGCATCCGCGGCACTGATCTCCGCCGCGATGATGCTCGCGCCGATCGGGGCAGCCACCGCGTCGCCCACATCGCCCCCCGACCAGGGATCCTCGGCCACCCCCGACCCCGACGGGCCGTTCGCCCCTGGCCGGCCCGGCGCCGCGGACCCCCGAGATCCATCCGCTGGAATCGGACAGCACGCGACCGGCGAGCCGCAGCTCTACGAGCCCGAGGCGGATTCCGGCTTCCACCCGATCGACTCGACCGGGTCCTCCGACGATGCCGCCGAGAAGCTCGGCCAAGCCGACACCAGACTCCTGCAGCAGGCGCAGATCGAGGAGACGACCACCGTCACCGTCATGATGCTCGCCCGCAAGGGGGCGACCGACGACGTCGTCACGGCCGTCCGCGAAGCGGGCGGAACCGTCGGATCGGTGACCGAGAAGCTGGGCTACGTGCGGGCCGCCGTGCCCACCGACAGCGTCTCCACCCTGGCCGGCTTGTCGGCCGTCAAGGCGATCGACCTCAACCGCACGTACCGGATACCCGTCCCCGACCTGAGAACGGGCATCGCCCCGACGCGGTCCGCACGTGACGCCGGGCCGAGCGCCCCGGACGCGAGCACGCCCGGCGCGAACCCGTACCTGCCCATCGACGAGACCGGCGCCACCTCGTTCGTGGAGGCGAACCCGGAATGGGATGGTCGAGGCACCGTCGTCGGCGTGCTGGACACGGGCGTCGACGTCGGACACCCGGCGCTGCAGAAGACCAGCGACGGCAAGCCCAAGATCATCGACTGGGTCACCGCGACCGATCCGCTTCTGGACGGTGACGGCTCGTGGGTCGAGATGTCGATCCCGAAGAGCGGCCCCTCGTTCACGTACAGGGGCGACACCTGGAGCGCGCCCGCCGGGGACTTCCTGCTGGGCGTCTTCTACGAGTACTCGACCTCGGGCAGCGACTTCGCGGGCGATCTCAACGGGAACGGCGACGTCTGGGACGCCTTCGGGGTGCTCTACGAGCCGTCGACCCACAAGATCTGGGTCGATGCCGACAACGACAAGGACTTCACCGACGCGCCGGCCATGGCGCCGTACGCGATCGACCAGCAGGTGGACCACTTCGGCGTCGACGAGCCGACCACCCCCGAGAACGAACGGATCCCCTTCGTCGTGGAGTACCGCGACGACGTCGACCTCTCTCCCATCGGCAACGACGGCGCGACCGGCACCTACGTCAACATCGGTCTCCCGGCCGCCTCGCACGGAACCCACGTGGCGGGCATCGTCGCCGCGACCTCGATGTTCGGCGGCGAGATGCACGGCGCCGCCCCCGGCGCGCAGATCGTCTCCTCCCGCGCCTGCACCTTCGACGGCGGCTGCACCCAGGCCGCGCTCACCGAGGGCATGATCGACCTGGTGCTCAACCGCGACGTCGACGTCGTCAACCTGTCGATCGGCGGACTGCCGGCACTCAACGACGGCTCCGACGTGGTCTCCGACCTGTACGACCAGCTCATCGACGAGTACGACGTGCAGATCGTCATCGCCGCCGGCAACGACGGCCTGGGCAGCAACACCGTCAGCTCGCCCTCGGTGGCCGGCCAGGCCATCTC harbors:
- the purH gene encoding bifunctional phosphoribosylaminoimidazolecarboxamide formyltransferase/IMP cyclohydrolase; this translates as MSGPQHDPSLYRDRDVIPVRRALVAVSDKRGLVELATALAGAGVEIVSTGGTGAVIADAGLPVTQVSEVTGYAEHLDGRVRTLHPGVHSGLLADLRLESHETQLAELGIKPYELVVVNLYPFTETVAAGADAEVVVEQIDIGGPAMVRASAKNHANVAVVVSPDRYDEVIAAVAAGGTTLAQRRELAREAFRHTAAYDIAVASWIGSVVAPDQPVEQSPFPAWVGGSWTKDSDLRYGENSHQRAALYASQGGRPGIAQAVQLHGKEMSYNNYVDADAAVRSAFDFDEPAVAIIKHANPCGIAVASPGASDPIADAHLRAHECDPVSAFGGVIAANRTVTLAMAEAVSGIFTEVLVAPAFDDDALELLTKKKNVRLLTLPEGFTPTVVELRQVSGGMLLQQADRHFTPAAEWTLAAGAPADAATLADLEFAWRACRAVKSNAILLASGGASVGVGMGQVNRVDSCKLAVERAGERAAGSVAASDAFFPFADGLQLLIDGGVRAVVQPGGSVRDEEVVEAARAAGVTMYFTGERHFFH
- a CDS encoding ABC transporter ATP-binding protein — protein: MTTLRAESVSRVFESRAGAVHAVADVSLEVRPGELLVVTGPSGAGKTTLLNLLGGLDRPTSGRVFLGDDELSALGEDALAAVRRDRLGYVFQSFGLIPVLSAAENIEVPLRLQRMAPAERDARVAEALELVGLSGHAAQRPYELSGGQQQRVGIARALAARPQLLLADEPTGQLDSGTAATVMDLIGELVHARGVAAVVTTHDAALVSRADRVLELHDGRAVSLSEPAPTGT
- a CDS encoding CDP-archaeol synthase, with the translated sequence MRRTTIALLAGLEASVAALIGLGIVLVPLMLLWAVHFGLAVDAALFLRAAADVWLLGHGVDVVVQLDALTAGRIGLPGAGDPFPITIALLGFALMSVASGRRIGVRSVAGGHAFTGAVAAIVVYALVGGALALTAQVPGAMPSLWQAVALPAFAMALGVVIGAVPGALGEAGEADATSGMLRRALALLPASLVDGARVAVRIGAGAAFGVLTVAAVAVAVLIAADYATIAGLGQSLGAGIDGGIALTVAELSLVPNFIIWAAAWLLGPGFAIGAGTEVSPGGTVLGPMPGIPILGALPSGAPVLGALWLIVPVLFAFVGAWVVRGGDGADLGASSVSGFRRRANAPWWQPAAIGVAAAVVAAMVLGLLAWWSGGAAGPGRLAEVGPDPWAVAMVTAATVGIGAIAGAYAAWMRRREDAYGAGQRGSDAAEGALGSR
- a CDS encoding Glu/Leu/Phe/Val dehydrogenase family protein, encoding MTITHAPATRAAEVSAALPIEAPEHERVLITRGPRSGLTIVVAVHSTRLGQALGGARLWRYGHWTDALADALRLSQAMTLKNAAAGLARGGGKSVIAIPAGVTLDEARTRDAMLDLGDAVESLGGAYMTAEDVGTSAELMAVVHERTEHVCGLPPEQGGVGEPADATAAGVHASILATLGHVFGSSEATGRHFVIAGLGQVGGRLARSLAASGARLTVTDVAESKRALADELGAAWVDPADAHLVDADVFVPCGLGGVLTPSVVRELRVRAVVGAANNQLASRDVADMLKGRGIVWAPDFLANAGGVIYLDVASAPGADQAALDARIAGIGDTVASVLRSADASGSTTLEAAEQLARTRLDAAR
- the purN gene encoding phosphoribosylglycinamide formyltransferase; its protein translation is MLKLVVLISGTGSNLRALLEAAEDAEFPARVVAIGADREADGLLLGEQFGVPTFTVPFTAYPDREAWGAALIEQVRQWEPDLVVLSGLMRLVPPTVVDAFSPHLINTHPAYLPEFPGAHGVRDALAAGVTETGASLIVVDNSVDGGPIIAQERIPVLPGDTESSLHDRIKPVERRLLIQAVLDIANAHLDLKELARS
- the ddaH gene encoding dimethylargininase; amino-acid sequence: MTTPAATLPPTPARFTPAVTPGRRALAVLASAAAVAVLALLVAVLAFFIGGNQSPQVVGQVFGHFSLAALIAFVLLAVANSVGATRAWFLALIAGFASACLAALIATTATASAIGNPFSGPLVLFVLGSLVSLNLVFILAVIAGEVFLAPRVFRGILGYAPRRAPRRIALVRIPASNLADGQLTHLERQVVDTALADEQWDNYCAALVAEGWETIEVDAAPELADSVFVEDTVVMFGDLAVLTSPGAESRRDEVEAVERTVRGIPGLTIERIERPGTLDGGDVLKVGSTVYVGASSRTNAEGIHQLRSLLTPHGYAVVAVPHTKALHLKSAATALPDGTIIGDPALLDAVSLFPRFLPVPEPEGVAVVELSAGSLLMSSSAPETAAMIAGLGYRVVTVDISEFEKLEGCVTCLSVRVR
- a CDS encoding ABC transporter ATP-binding protein, producing MANASSEPHILCADLVRIFTADGVEVQALQGLNLRVDPGEMVAVVGASGSGKSTLLTILSGLDTATAGVARVAGHDLLAMGSRERVAYQRHTVGFVWQQTSRNLLPYLTAAENVALAMNVAGTLRGAARAARVDELLELLDVGAERDRRPGELSGGQQQRVAIAVALANSPLVLLADEPTGELDEATSVAVLEAMRGVNDELGVTTLIVTHDPAVSGHVRRTVQIRDGRTSTEVLRSTRVDEHGEEQHVAEEFAVLDRVGRLQLPHDFMQTLELRDRVRLALEPDHVGVWPGHEGRADVPAATVPPAPAAPTASPDAPAAPSPARPAAAAAPRRPRHVAEPEAAASGPAASGPAPEQEEER